AAAAAGATTAGGCTAATAAAATCCTCATAGCAGCCATTGCGGCACCGTAACCATTATCAATATTCACCACCAATAGTCCTGGAGCACAACTTGCAAGCATCCCTTCCAAAGCAGTTTTCCCACCGCCACTAACCCCATATCCCACTGAAACAGGAAGTCCAATAATTGGCTGAGGAATTAATCCAGCGAGTACTGTAGGTAAAGCTCCCTCCATTCCAGCACAAGCAATAACTACTTTTGCTGATTTAATTTCTTCCAGTCTATTTAGCAACCTGTGAAGTCCTGCCACTCCAATATCAATCAATAATTTAGTTTTTATTCCATGCAAATTCAAGGCTATTTCTGCTTCTGATGCCACTGCTATATCACTTGTACCTCCAGTCAAAATAATTACCTCTTCCTCAGAAGAAGTAAATTCCTTAAATACTCCCATAGTTAAACAACCAGATATTTCATGAAATTCTGCAGAAGGAAATTCAACTAAAAGTTTTTCTCCTTTTTCTTTGGAAAGTCTAGTCACCAAAGCAGTTTCAGACTCATATTGATATTGTTTCAATATTTCAGAAATTTGTTCAATTGTTTTATGCTCCCCCCATATGGCCTCAATCACACCGAGTCGCCTTCGCCTCTGAAAGTCAATATTTGATTGATTCATTTTTACTCTGGATTTAATTCCCCTTCAAAAATCAATGGAAAAGGATTTCCACTAGTTTCACCTGTTTCCTTTCTGGCAATCTTTTCGAAATCCTGCTGTACAAGATTTATTTCTGTCTGAGAGATGTTTTTCCAAACGGCTCTTGACTCCCAACCAATTAATAAGGTTGCTTCCTCAACTTTAGGATCCCAAAAAAGTTGGCGTCCTAAAAAACCGTCTTGTTTCAATAACCATGGCTCCCAACTTCCTTTTTCTGCTTTTAACCAAGCATTTTTAAATTTTTTTGGGACATCAAGCTTAAGGTGCTCAACAATAGATTCTTTTGGGAAATTCAATTTCGATAAAGACTCAGCTTGAATATTTTTAACGTTCCCAAAAATGATAGAAAGAAAAATCACATTAAGAAAAAGGAACCTAAATGTTTTTCCTATAAAATCTTCACTTCTACTATTTTTCATTTTTTTTCATCAAAACAACTGCATGACAAGATATCCCTTCCTCTCTTCCCTCGGCACCTAATTTCTCATTTGTAGTTGCTTTAACTCCTACATCATCAACATTAACTCCTATTTTTTTAGATAGTTTCTCCTTCATCAAGTCAATATAAGGTTTTAATTTAGGCCTTTCAGCAACAATAACAGAATCAATATTTTGAATTTGCCAACCTTTCTTCTCAATTAATTCAATGACCTGTTCAAGAAGAATCAAACTATCTGCATTTTTCCATTTAGGGTCATCTGGAGGAAAATACTTTCCAATATCCCCCAAGGATAATGCCCCTAATATGGCATCCATAATTGCATGAGTAAGAACATCTGCATCACTATGTCCATCAAGACCTAAACCCTCAGGATGATTTAACTTGACTCCACCAAGTATTAAAGGTCGACCAGGAACTAATCGATGCATGTCATAACCGTTGCCTATTCGTAAGCTCAATTCAGTTTTCAATAATGAACTTCTCTTTTCAGATGATAATTGGTTGAGCTTCCAAAGTTCGAACAAATCTGGTCTACGAGACTGTGTTCTGATTTCTCTTTGCTTCTGCCTCCATTCTTTAATTAATTTATGGTTACCACTCAGAAGGACATCAGGAACTTTCATGCCTTTGAATTCTGAGGGTCGTGTGTATTGGGGATGTTCTAAG
The sequence above is drawn from the Prochlorococcus marinus XMU1408 genome and encodes:
- the larB gene encoding nickel pincer cofactor biosynthesis protein LarB, with product MNQSNIDFQRRRRLGVIEAIWGEHKTIEQISEILKQYQYESETALVTRLSKEKGEKLLVEFPSAEFHEISGCLTMGVFKEFTSSEEEVIILTGGTSDIAVASEAEIALNLHGIKTKLLIDIGVAGLHRLLNRLEEIKSAKVVIACAGMEGALPTVLAGLIPQPIIGLPVSVGYGVSGGGKTALEGMLASCAPGLLVVNIDNGYGAAMAAMRILLA
- a CDS encoding TIGR03792 family protein; translated protein: MKNSRSEDFIGKTFRFLFLNVIFLSIIFGNVKNIQAESLSKLNFPKESIVEHLKLDVPKKFKNAWLKAEKGSWEPWLLKQDGFLGRQLFWDPKVEEATLLIGWESRAVWKNISQTEINLVQQDFEKIARKETGETSGNPFPLIFEGELNPE
- the trmD gene encoding tRNA (guanosine(37)-N1)-methyltransferase TrmD is translated as MSKLRFDVVSLFPEAFKNFFNHGLIKKAFEEKIASIHIYNPRDHVIDNYRKVDDEPYGGGAGMVLKPEPYFSVIDQIPKLNKKKILLMTPQGRKISQSDFSRWSKEDQLILICGSYEGFDERIRSLADEEISIGDFVLTGGEIPAITVINGVVRILPGTLGSAESLEEESHNEFLLEHPQYTRPSEFKGMKVPDVLLSGNHKLIKEWRQKQREIRTQSRRPDLFELWKLNQLSSEKRSSLLKTELSLRIGNGYDMHRLVPGRPLILGGVKLNHPEGLGLDGHSDADVLTHAIMDAILGALSLGDIGKYFPPDDPKWKNADSLILLEQVIELIEKKGWQIQNIDSVIVAERPKLKPYIDLMKEKLSKKIGVNVDDVGVKATTNEKLGAEGREEGISCHAVVLMKKNEK